A genomic region of Prochlorococcus marinus XMU1405 contains the following coding sequences:
- the mutS gene encoding DNA mismatch repair protein MutS, whose amino-acid sequence MQEDTIIQKNLFAIGNDKNEQKEITKIPEDLSLEDLKKESQKRPRQRKNSTNLINKFKTDLISNNKNVYVNEESYSYKTVSKLKLTPVMKHYVTLKEENKDRLLLYRLGDFFECFFEDAVLISNLLEITLTSKDAGKEIGKIPMAGVPHHAMERYCADLIKKNYSVVICDQLEKSSGNYGTPIKRGITRIITPGTVIEEGMLIAKKNNWITAIYLSEENSDESYEWGISKADVSTGELITLEGQSLSKLLDEIIKLDSSEIIVGSNAVRNLLIKANSQITYTVSQETNFGINEANYLIKNYFQIANLEGIGLKNLNNATRSLGGLLNYLEKINPSNLDKDSSLKISLDFPQIQYGHDKLIIDYQTQKNLEIKNTQRENNYVGSLLWSIDRTYTCMGARCLRRWIDSPLLNVNEIYKRQNIITNFIESKKLRTDTQNLLRAMGDLERLAGRACAGHASPRDLIAIAEGLKKLPILKSIIELFKYDLPDWTDQLKNIDVGLLELADTISFKLIENPPLNISEGGMIHDGVDNILDGLRNLMDDYSEWLNKEELKERKISKISNLKIQFHKNFGYYISINKSKVNLAPQHWIKRQTLTNEERYITSEIKNKENKIFQIKSRASSKEYEIFCELRNIVAEKTKQIRSIAKSIASLDALLGLSITSVENNFIKPLLIPINDSMTKNSTKIIAGRNPIVEQLLSDKKFVANDISFEKNQKLIILTGPNASGKSCFIRQLGLIQILTQIGSFVPANNAEIKIADRIFTRIGAVDDQSSGQSTFMVEMSETASILNQATSSSLVLLDEIGRGTSTFDGLSIAWSVSEYLAKKIQCNTIFATHYHELNYLKNSNKNIQNFQVLVEQNKDQLIFSHRIVKGGSNKSYGIEAAKLAGVPKEVIEKAKSVLNSLEKNNKLNYDIK is encoded by the coding sequence ATGCAAGAGGATACGATAATTCAAAAGAATTTATTTGCGATTGGTAATGATAAAAATGAGCAAAAAGAAATAACAAAAATTCCAGAAGATTTATCTTTGGAAGATTTAAAAAAAGAATCGCAAAAAAGACCTAGACAAAGAAAAAATTCAACTAATTTAATAAATAAATTCAAGACTGATTTAATTTCAAATAACAAAAATGTTTATGTCAATGAAGAATCTTATAGCTATAAAACAGTTTCAAAACTGAAATTAACTCCTGTAATGAAGCATTATGTAACTTTAAAAGAAGAAAATAAAGATAGGTTATTACTTTATAGATTAGGAGATTTTTTTGAATGTTTTTTTGAGGACGCCGTATTAATATCTAATCTTTTAGAAATAACGCTTACTAGTAAAGATGCTGGTAAAGAGATTGGTAAGATCCCTATGGCAGGGGTTCCCCATCATGCAATGGAGAGATACTGTGCTGATTTAATTAAAAAAAATTATTCTGTGGTTATATGCGATCAATTAGAAAAAAGTTCTGGGAATTATGGGACTCCAATTAAAAGAGGAATAACAAGAATAATTACTCCTGGAACTGTAATTGAAGAGGGGATGTTGATAGCAAAGAAAAATAATTGGATTACTGCTATTTACTTATCAGAAGAAAACTCAGATGAATCTTATGAATGGGGTATATCAAAAGCTGATGTAAGCACAGGAGAATTAATAACTTTAGAAGGCCAATCTCTGTCAAAACTACTTGATGAAATTATTAAATTAGATTCTTCAGAAATCATTGTAGGAAGCAATGCTGTAAGAAATTTATTAATTAAAGCAAATAGTCAAATTACATATACTGTTTCTCAAGAGACTAATTTTGGAATTAATGAAGCAAATTATTTAATAAAAAATTATTTCCAAATTGCAAACCTAGAGGGAATAGGACTTAAAAATTTAAACAATGCAACTAGATCACTTGGAGGTTTATTAAATTATTTAGAAAAAATTAATCCTTCAAATTTAGATAAAGATTCTTCTTTAAAAATCTCATTAGACTTTCCACAAATCCAATATGGTCACGACAAATTAATTATTGATTATCAAACTCAAAAAAACTTAGAAATCAAAAATACACAACGAGAAAACAATTATGTAGGTTCGCTACTATGGAGTATTGACAGAACATATACTTGCATGGGTGCAAGATGTTTAAGAAGGTGGATAGATTCACCACTATTAAACGTAAATGAAATTTATAAAAGACAAAATATAATTACAAACTTTATTGAATCTAAAAAATTACGTACGGATACCCAAAATTTACTTAGAGCAATGGGGGATTTAGAAAGACTTGCAGGTAGAGCTTGTGCAGGTCATGCAAGTCCCAGAGACTTAATTGCAATAGCTGAAGGTTTAAAAAAATTGCCTATACTAAAATCCATAATTGAATTATTTAAATATGATCTCCCAGATTGGACTGATCAATTAAAAAATATTGATGTAGGACTCTTAGAATTAGCTGATACTATAAGTTTTAAACTAATAGAAAATCCTCCTCTAAATATTAGTGAAGGAGGCATGATCCACGATGGTGTTGACAATATATTAGATGGTTTACGCAATTTAATGGATGATTACTCTGAGTGGCTAAATAAAGAGGAATTAAAAGAAAGGAAAATTAGCAAAATTTCAAACCTAAAAATTCAATTTCATAAAAATTTTGGTTATTACATTTCTATAAATAAGTCAAAAGTGAATTTAGCTCCACAACATTGGATCAAAAGGCAAACACTTACTAATGAAGAAAGGTATATCACTTCAGAAATTAAAAATAAAGAAAATAAGATTTTCCAAATAAAAAGTAGAGCTTCATCAAAAGAATATGAAATTTTCTGCGAATTAAGAAATATAGTTGCTGAAAAAACAAAACAAATAAGATCAATCGCAAAATCCATCGCATCTCTTGATGCACTGCTTGGTTTATCAATTACTTCAGTAGAAAACAATTTTATAAAACCTTTATTAATACCAATAAATGATTCAATGACAAAAAATAGTACAAAAATTATCGCAGGAAGAAATCCAATTGTAGAGCAATTGTTAAGTGATAAAAAGTTTGTAGCAAACGATATCTCTTTTGAGAAGAATCAAAAATTAATTATATTAACCGGTCCCAATGCAAGCGGAAAAAGTTGCTTTATAAGACAACTTGGTTTAATACAAATTCTCACACAAATTGGTAGCTTTGTTCCTGCTAATAATGCTGAAATCAAGATTGCAGATAGGATTTTCACAAGAATTGGGGCAGTTGATGATCAATCATCTGGACAATCAACATTTATGGTAGAAATGTCTGAAACTGCATCAATTCTAAATCAGGCAACTTCTAGCTCACTAGTCTTACTTGATGAGATAGGCAGAGGAACATCTACTTTTGATGGACTTTCAATAGCTTGGTCAGTAAGTGAATATCTTGCAAAAAAAATACAATGTAATACTATTTTTGCTACGCACTATCATGAGCTTAATTATTTAAAAAATTCAAATAAGAATATACAAAATTTTCAAGTTTTAGTAGAACAAAATAAAGATCAGCTAATTTTTAGCCACAGGATTGTTAAAGGGGGCTCAAACAAAAGCTATGGCATAGAAGCAGCTAAATTAGCAGGAGTCCCAAAAGAAGTTATAGAAAAAGCAAAATCAGTTTTAAATTCTTTAGAAAAAAATAATAAATTAAATTATGATATTAAGTAG
- a CDS encoding precorrin-8X methylmutase, protein MVIDHPIFLESMRFIRSHLLANDLNYLEKKVLERLVHTSGDFSVQNLVNFSEGACEKGLQALKNGAPILTDTDMAAAAIKTMAENTTRNKVFSARMWSGKNNHTNLTKTAYGLSEGWKELSAMNSGSKSPIVVIGSSPTALTYLIDILEKAKNLPSLIIGMPVGFIGVEKSKKKLISTDLPRIVLNSTRGGAAMAAAAVNALLRETI, encoded by the coding sequence ATGGTAATAGATCATCCAATTTTTTTGGAAAGCATGAGATTCATAAGATCTCATTTATTAGCCAATGATCTAAATTATTTGGAAAAAAAAGTGTTAGAGAGATTAGTCCATACTTCAGGAGATTTTTCAGTTCAAAATCTTGTAAATTTTAGTGAAGGTGCTTGCGAAAAAGGGCTTCAGGCACTTAAAAATGGTGCTCCGATTTTAACTGATACTGATATGGCAGCAGCAGCAATAAAAACCATGGCAGAAAATACCACTAGGAATAAAGTATTCTCCGCTAGAATGTGGTCTGGAAAAAATAATCATACAAACTTAACTAAAACTGCATATGGCTTAAGTGAAGGTTGGAAGGAGTTATCCGCTATGAATTCTGGAAGCAAATCACCTATTGTAGTTATTGGCAGTTCGCCTACAGCGTTAACTTATTTAATTGATATTTTAGAGAAAGCAAAAAATTTACCTAGTTTAATTATCGGAATGCCTGTTGGATTTATTGGAGTAGAGAAAAGCAAAAAAAAACTAATTTCAACCGACCTTCCTAGAATTGTTTTGAATTCAACTAGAGGAGGTGCTGCCATGGCAGCTGCAGCGGTTAACGCCTTATTGAGGGAAACTATTTAA
- the holA gene encoding DNA polymerase III subunit delta, with product MPIQILWGNDLNAQNTFIQKLIDKKVSKEWKEINVTNLNGDDDEQVNQALDEVLTPPFGEGYRIVTLKNNPIFTAKNEDLRTKFEKIHDNIPQNTYFILQNTKKPDSRLKSTKFLQKLIKNNLAQEKSFSLPEIWDYEGQKRFLEDTANEMNIKIEKNAAELIIDSVGNDSFKLINELAKAKTYLSAVSSDSNSQLFLQSIDVKKIFSDHQSNIFKIIDLLLQKNINESLIEINYSLQKGEPALRLNAGLISQIRIHTIIKLAINSGNDNAEKICNLAGISNPKRIFFIRRKVKNVSQEYLINLMSNLLDIESLLKQGNNPINVFTEKLINLS from the coding sequence ATGCCAATACAAATATTATGGGGTAATGATTTAAATGCGCAAAATACATTTATTCAAAAATTAATTGATAAGAAAGTATCCAAAGAATGGAAAGAAATAAACGTAACAAATTTAAATGGAGATGATGATGAGCAAGTCAATCAAGCTCTTGATGAAGTTCTTACACCTCCTTTTGGAGAGGGATACAGAATAGTTACATTGAAAAATAATCCAATTTTTACTGCCAAAAATGAGGATCTAAGAACTAAATTTGAAAAAATTCATGACAATATACCTCAAAATACTTATTTCATTTTACAAAATACAAAAAAACCAGACTCAAGACTAAAGAGTACTAAATTTTTACAAAAACTTATCAAAAATAATTTAGCTCAAGAAAAGTCATTTTCTTTACCAGAAATCTGGGACTATGAAGGACAAAAAAGATTTTTAGAAGATACAGCAAATGAAATGAATATCAAAATTGAAAAAAATGCAGCTGAATTAATAATTGATTCAGTTGGTAATGATAGTTTTAAACTAATAAATGAATTAGCCAAAGCAAAAACATACCTTTCTGCAGTATCAAGTGATTCGAATTCACAACTTTTTCTTCAAAGTATTGATGTAAAAAAAATATTTAGTGATCATCAATCCAATATTTTCAAAATCATTGATCTTCTCTTACAAAAAAATATTAATGAAAGTCTCATAGAAATAAATTATTCTTTACAGAAAGGAGAACCTGCTTTAAGACTAAATGCAGGTTTAATTAGTCAAATAAGAATTCATACCATTATAAAATTAGCAATTAATTCAGGTAACGATAATGCAGAAAAGATTTGTAATCTTGCAGGCATTTCTAATCCAAAACGGATTTTTTTTATTCGAAGAAAAGTCAAAAATGTATCTCAAGAATATTTAATTAATTTAATGAGTAACTTGCTAGATATTGAATCATTACTAAAACAAGGTAATAATCCTATAAATGTTTTTACAGAGAAATTAATTAATTTAAGTTAA